One Antiquaquibacter oligotrophicus genomic region harbors:
- a CDS encoding polyribonucleotide nucleotidyltransferase, with product MEGPEIKFAEAVIDNGKFGKRVVRFETGRLAQQAQGAVAAYLDEDTMILSATSAGKHPREGFDFFPLTVDVEERSYAAGKIPGSFFRREGRPSTEAILVCRLIDRPLRPTFVEGLRNEVQIVITVLSIAPDEFYDALAINAASASTQISGLPFYGPVAGVRLALIGDQWVAFPKFSQLEEAVFDLTVAGRLVTDANGNEDVAIMMVEAEATEVSWDLIKAGATKPDEAVVAQGLEASKPFLKELIKAQESLAAQAAKPIQDFPLFPPYAQETYDAVAGFAYDELGGVYRIADKIERQTADDELKGRVKEHIAAKVAAEELPESALAEIGAAYKSVSKIVMRNRVLTEGIRIDGRGLADIRALDAEVQVIPRVHGSAIFQRGETQILGVTTLNMLKMEQQIDSLSPVTKKRYLHHYNFPPYSTGETGRVGSPKRREIGHGFLAERALVPVLPPREEFPYAIRQVSEALGSNGSTSMGSVCASTLSLLNAGVPLRAPVAGIAMGLISDEVDGQTRYAALTDILGAEDALGDMDFKVAGTSEFVTAIQLDTKLAGLPSSVLDGALKQAKEARTAILSVINAAIDAPDEMAPTAPRVISVQIPVDKIGELIGPKGKTINQIQDDTGADISIEDDGTVYIGAVDGPSAEAARAAVNAIANPLNPEVGERFLGTVVKLATFGAFVSLTPGKDGLLHISEVRKLAGGKRVENVEDVLSVGQKIQVEITKIDDRGKLSLAPVQEEAEAADTDSSAAASEGPEAPAEG from the coding sequence TTGAGACCGGCCGCCTCGCACAGCAGGCACAGGGCGCCGTCGCGGCGTACCTCGACGAGGACACGATGATTCTCTCCGCGACGAGTGCCGGAAAGCACCCGCGCGAGGGATTCGACTTCTTCCCGCTCACGGTCGACGTGGAAGAGCGTTCCTACGCTGCAGGCAAGATCCCCGGAAGCTTCTTCCGTCGCGAGGGTCGCCCCTCGACCGAGGCCATCCTCGTGTGCCGTCTCATCGACCGCCCGCTGCGTCCGACCTTCGTCGAAGGTCTGCGCAACGAGGTCCAGATCGTCATCACGGTGCTCTCGATCGCACCCGACGAGTTCTACGACGCGCTCGCCATCAACGCGGCATCCGCGTCCACGCAGATCTCCGGACTCCCGTTCTACGGCCCCGTCGCCGGTGTTCGCCTCGCGCTCATTGGTGACCAGTGGGTTGCCTTCCCCAAGTTCTCGCAGCTCGAAGAGGCAGTCTTCGACCTCACCGTCGCCGGTCGCCTGGTTACCGACGCGAACGGCAACGAGGACGTCGCGATCATGATGGTCGAGGCAGAGGCCACCGAGGTGAGCTGGGACCTGATCAAGGCCGGTGCGACCAAGCCCGACGAGGCCGTTGTCGCCCAGGGCCTCGAGGCATCCAAGCCCTTCCTCAAGGAGCTCATCAAGGCCCAGGAGTCGCTCGCAGCACAGGCTGCCAAGCCGATCCAGGACTTCCCGCTGTTCCCGCCGTACGCGCAGGAGACCTACGACGCCGTCGCCGGTTTCGCCTACGACGAGCTGGGGGGTGTTTATCGGATCGCGGACAAGATCGAGCGTCAGACCGCTGACGACGAGCTCAAGGGCCGCGTCAAGGAGCACATCGCCGCGAAGGTCGCCGCAGAGGAGCTCCCCGAGTCCGCGCTCGCCGAGATCGGCGCAGCGTACAAGTCGGTCTCGAAGATCGTCATGCGTAACCGCGTCCTCACCGAGGGCATCCGTATCGATGGCCGTGGGCTCGCCGACATCCGTGCGCTGGATGCCGAGGTCCAGGTCATTCCGCGTGTGCACGGTTCCGCGATCTTCCAGCGTGGTGAGACCCAGATCCTGGGTGTCACGACGCTCAACATGCTCAAGATGGAGCAGCAGATCGACTCGCTCTCGCCGGTGACGAAGAAGCGCTACCTGCACCACTACAACTTCCCGCCGTACTCGACCGGCGAGACCGGACGCGTCGGCAGCCCCAAGCGCCGCGAGATCGGCCACGGCTTCCTCGCTGAGCGCGCCCTCGTTCCCGTTCTGCCGCCTCGCGAGGAGTTCCCCTACGCGATTCGCCAGGTCTCTGAGGCGCTCGGCTCCAACGGATCGACGTCAATGGGCTCGGTGTGTGCATCGACTCTGTCGCTGCTGAACGCCGGTGTGCCGCTTCGCGCACCCGTCGCCGGTATTGCGATGGGTCTCATCTCCGACGAGGTTGACGGTCAGACCCGCTACGCGGCGCTCACCGACATCCTCGGTGCCGAGGACGCGCTGGGCGACATGGACTTCAAGGTTGCCGGTACCTCCGAGTTCGTCACCGCCATCCAGCTCGACACGAAGCTCGCGGGACTGCCCTCGAGTGTTCTCGACGGCGCGCTCAAGCAAGCCAAGGAGGCTCGCACCGCGATCCTGTCGGTTATCAACGCCGCGATCGACGCGCCCGACGAGATGGCGCCGACCGCGCCGCGTGTAATCAGCGTGCAGATCCCCGTCGACAAGATCGGTGAGCTCATCGGCCCGAAGGGCAAGACGATCAACCAGATCCAGGACGACACCGGCGCCGACATCTCGATCGAGGACGACGGCACCGTGTACATCGGTGCCGTGGACGGTCCGTCGGCCGAGGCGGCTCGCGCCGCGGTCAACGCGATCGCGAACCCGCTGAACCCCGAGGTCGGCGAGCGGTTCCTCGGAACCGTCGTCAAGCTCGCGACATTCGGTGCGTTCGTCTCGCTCACCCCCGGCAAGGACGGCCTCCTGCACATCAGCGAGGTCCGCAAGCTCGCCGGCGGTAAGCGCGTCGAGAACGTCGAGGACGTCCTCTCGGTCGGCCAGAAGATCCAGGTCGAGATCACCAAGATCGACGACCGTGGAAAGCTCTCGCTCGCCCCGGTTCAGGAAGAGGCTGAGGCTGCGGACACCGATAGCTCGGCTGCCGCATCCGAGGGCCCCGAGGCTCCCGCGGAGGGCTGA